The window TGACTCGTGACATTGGAACAGCGAGTAATGCAGCCCCTGTCGTAGCACGACCTTCGAGTACAGCAAAACCTCCGCTCGTAGAAGCTCAGGGTATGGTGATTAGTCCTGATGGAAAAGTCATTCTTACCGCCAATGCGGCAACGGCTACCCTTCATCCGTCTGGGTTTTCTAGTCAAGGGTGTTCTGGAGAGTAGTAAACCAGGACAAAATTCTTTGACGCTGCTCCGTCAAATCCAGATGGGTGTATGGATATATCAGATTTAGCGTACACTGAATCCCCCTTTGGGTGGATATATTGGAACTGTTTGGTTCAAGAGGTCTGCCGTGAGTAAAAGTAGCAATTTTGGGCTGGAAAGGACAGGTCTTCTAGGAGCCATTTGGGCATTTATTCAACTATGTTTATTCGTTGCTCTTCCCAATATCCCTACACTGGCACAGATTACACCTGATACAACTCTAGGGGCTGAAGGTTCCCGCCTGACTCCGGGTGCCAATGTGCAAGGGCTTCCGGCTGAGCTCATCGAGGGTGGCGCACTCCGAGAAACCAACTTGTTTCACAGTTTTTCCGAATTTAATGTCAACAACGGACAGCGAGTCTACTTTGCCAACCCCACAGGCATTGAGAATATCTTCAGTCGTGTGACTGGTAATAATGTCTCGAATATTCTAGGAACTCTAGGCGTCAATGGTAACGCTAATTTATTCCTGCTCAATCCCAATGGCATTATCTTTGGCTCAAATGCCAGACTCGATATTAAGGGTTCATTTTTAGCAACCACCGCTAAGAGTTTCCAGTTTCCCGGTGGAACCCAGTTTAGCGCTACCAACCCTGAAGCACCGCCATTATTGTCGATTAATGTTCCCCTTGGGGTGCAGTATGGAGCGCAGCCAGGGACTATTACTGTCAACCAGGCCAATCTGAACGTTGGTTCACAACAAAGTTTAATTTTACTCGGTGGAGATGTAGAGCTAAATGGCGGAAGATTGAATGCTTCAGGAGGATTGATTGAACTGGGAGGATTAGCAGGTGAAGGCAGCGTCGGATTGGACGTTGAGGATGGCTTTTTGAGCTTGAGAGATTTTACAGGGACACATGGGAATGTATCCATCAGTGGAAGTACGATATCCGCCACAGCTACTGGGAATTCTGACACGGCTAGTGGTGATATCCAGATGACTGGGCGTAACGTTCAGATTAGTGATAGCACAATTGCGAGCATCGGCAATGACGAATCCTACGGCACGATAACGATTAAAGCCTCAGATTCGGTTTTCTTGAATAACGCTATCCTTGACACTCAAAATAAAAATGGTACTGGAGGCGATGTATTGATCAATGCTCCTAACCAGATTTCAATTGCCAACAGTAAAATTTCTAGCGAAGGATATTTCGGACGGATTTCCATCGGCAGTCTCGACCCCGATGAAGAAGATCCAATTAAGCCAGGGACAGTTGTAATCGACAACTCTAAATTGACATCTGAGACTGCTTCTACAGATGGAAATCTACCTGACCAGCAGGGCTTAGGCTTAGTCAGCATTAGAGCGAGCGACAGTGTTGAGATTAAAAACGGAAGCCAGCTCAACGCTACTACCTCTGGAATAGGTGACGCTGGCAATATCGCCATTTCTGCTCCTAATGGCACAGTTGTGATTAATAACAGGAGCAAGCTACTCAGTGAGGCAACAAAAGACGCACAAGGTGATGTTGGCTATATCAAAATCACAGCAAGAAACCTTTTAATCGATGAGGCTCAGGTAAGCATTAACGATCAGTCGCTCGATAACCCAACAAATGCCACCAATGTTGATATTAATGACCTTGATTCCTTTGATGATATTGATTCCTTTGATGATATTGATTCCTTTGATGATATTGAAAAGTTACCTGGAAGGATATACATTAGTGCCGAGCAGATGACACTGGATAATCAGGCCAGAATCGAGGCTAATTCTGCATCAGTGGACGGCGGCAACATTTACATTGAAGCCTCAGAGCGGCTGATGCTGCGTCGAGGCAGCCTGATATCAGCTGAAGCTGACACGGCTCAACAAGGAGGCGGTGGCAAGGGCGGTAACGTCACAATTAATGCGAAGGACGGGTTTGTGGTGGCAGTTCCCTCGGAAAACAGTGACATCATTGCCAATGCCTTTGATGGTGATGGTGGAAAAATTACTATCTTTGCCAATAAGATTTTTGGTCTGAAACGACAGAGAGGGCAGAGTACCAGTCAGCTAAGAAGCAATCGTAGCAGTGATATTAGTGCCAGTTCTAAATTTGGATTTGAAGGGGAAATAAAAATCAATACCCTAGCTCTTGACCCCGCTCAGGGACTCGTGGAACTGCCCGTAACCTTAGTAGACCCCACCGGCTTAATCGCCCAAGGCTGTCAATCTCGAAACAATGGGGTTGCCAAAGGGCAGAGTACATTTGTCGCCACCGGACGAGGAGGATTGCCCCCCAGCCCTGATGACCTCCTCAGCACGGGAGCCACACCTCCCCCTTGGGTCACTCGTGATAGTGGAAGAGTCAGTAAAGCGGCGGGTGTCGCTACGTTACCTTCTCGTACACCCACCCCCCCACTTGTGGAAGCTCAGGGTATGGTGATTGGTTCTAAGGGGGAAATCATTCTCACTGCCGGGGTTACAACCACTACCCCTCATCCATCTGGGTTCTCTGCCTCAGGGTGTTCTGGAGAACGGTAAAGCATTTTATCGTTTCTATGGGCAAGAGTAGGAGACATGATGAACCTCCTCGCCTTCATGTTCATTAATTGAATTCAACAAATTTACGGATCAAGATGGCAAGTAAACGATTTGTACTTTTGCATCGCTTACAAAAGCTGGGAATAGTGGGCTTCGGTAATTGGGGCTTAAGCAAGGCTCAGGCAAAATCTAGGCTTCCCAAATTCAAATACCGCTATGGATTTTTGGCTGCTCTAACGGCCTTGTGTTGCGTCGTGGTTGTCCCCATGGTGGGCAGAACTGCAACACCCACAGTGGTCGCCAATCCCTCTATCTCAGTTGTGAAGACTCAATCCTTGCCGCTGCCCTCAACTCTCCTGGCATCGGTCGGTGACTCTACGGCTCAACCCCTGCCGAATCTGGCTAAAAATCCCGAAAGCTTGGATGAACAAGCCAAAACTCTGTATTTAGCAGGGCGATTTTCAGAAGCCGTATCCGTTTTGCAGCAACTCCTGCAAGTGTACCAGACGAATGGCGACCTCCTGGGGCAAGCGGTGGTACAGAGTAATCTCGCTTTGAACTATCAGCAATTGGGACGCACTCAGGAGGCCACTCAGGCCATTGCCGCCGCACTTCAGGGAGTGGAAAAAACACAAAACTCCTCTGAGCGCTCAGCCGTTTGGGCACAGAGTCTGGATGTTCAAGCGAACCTGCAACTGGCAAAGGGAGAAGCAGAACAAGCTGTGGCAACTTGGGAACAAGCGGCTGCACTTTACAGCCAGTTAGGAGACACCAACAGAGCCACTCTGACGCGCATCAACCAGGCGCAGGCGTTGCAGGCATTAGGACTTTATCGGCGGTCGGTTTCGACCCTCCAGACGTTGAAACAGTCTTTGGACAAGCAACCTGACTCTCTCACCAAAGCATCGAACCTCCTCAGCTTGGGAGAAGCACTCCGGGTGATTGGAAACCTTGAGGAAGCGGATGCCAACTTACAAGAAAGTCTGAAGATTGCCCAAAACCTCAAATCCCCGGATGCCATTAGTGCGGCTTACCTCAGCTTAGGCAATCTCGCCCGGACTCAGGCAGACCAGAAAATAGGCCAAGCACAACCAAAAGAGGCTCAGAAACAGCGGCAAGCCGCTCTCGATTTCTACCAGAAAGCCTCGGATACTGCTGCTATCTCAAAAACTCAAACCCAAGCCCAACTGAATCGCCTGCGCCTGTTGATCGAGATGAAGAAGTGGCAAGAGGCGCAAGCGCTTTATCCTCAGTTACAAGGTCAAATCGCGAACCTGCCTGTGGGTCGTCCTGCCATCTATGCCCAGGTTAACTTAGCCCGCAGCATGATGAAATTACGCACTAGGGGCGAAAAGCCGTCTTCCACACCAGAAACTCGCGCACCCCAAGATATTGCCCAAATTCTGGCTGTGGCTTATCAGCAGGCGGAACAATTAAATGACGGGCGATCGCAAGCGGTTGTCTTGAGTGATTTGGGGCATTTGTATGAACTGCAAAATCAATGGACTGATGCCGAACAACTGACGCAACGGGCATTGGTTTTATCCCAACAATCTGTGAATGCCTCCGATATTGACTATGAATTTTCCTGGCAGCTAGGTCGCATTTTCAAAGCACAAGGCAAATATCAACAAGCGATCGCAGCTTATGATGAAGCCTTTGAAAGGTCGCGATCGCTCCGAGGTGATTTGGTAGCCACCAATCCAGATGTGCAGTTTTCCTTCCGAGACAGTGTCGAACCCGTTTATCGCCAATTTGTAGACTTGCTGCTGACTCCTCCATCTCGTGAGGCTGAACCCCCTCAGCAAAATCTGCAAAAAGCTCGTGAGGTATTAGAAGCGCTACAAGTCGCACAACTGCAAAACTTCTTACAACAAGCCTGTGAGGAGAAACGATTAGAAATTGACCGGATTATTGATCAAAAAGACTCACAAACAGCCGTGATTTACCCAATCATCCTAGACAACCGATTGGAAGTCATGGTTAAGTTACCCAAGGAAGACCAGCTCTATCGCTCCTCCACTGAAATTTCTAGGGATAGCGTTGCCAAGACATTAAAACAATTCAAAACCACTCTGGAAACCGAGAGTCCGTTTGATCAGCCGGTGAAAAAGGTGGGTAAAACCGTTTATGACTGGCTGATTGCACCGTTTAGCGATCGCCTCGAAGCGGGTGGTATCAAGACCCTGATCTTCGTCTTGGACGGTTCTCTGCGAACGATTCCCATGGCGGCTCTTTACGATGGAGAACGCTATCTGGTTGAGAAGTATGCCGTTTCCTTGGCTTTAGGTCTAGAGGTGCGCGACCCCGAACCCCTCCTGCGTCAAAACATGAAGGTACTCGCAGCCGGTCTGACTGATCCGCCGAAACAGTTTGAGAACACCTATAGCAAACTGCAAAATGTCAAACACGAACTCGACGCGATCAAGGACACCAACGTCCCGGTTAAGTTTATCCTCGACCAGGCATTTACCGAGGGAAATTTCCAGCAAGCCATGAATTCAAACAATTACCAGGTTGTTCACCTAGCCACTCATGGTCAGTTTGGGGCGACACGGGAGAGGACTTATTTACTGGTTGCAGATGGCGCGATTTATGTAGACCAATTGAGTGAATTATTCCGTACACGCGGACAAAGCCGAGAAGACGCGGTGGAATTATTGGTTCTGAGTGCTTGTAAGACAGCCAGCGGAAACGATCGCGCCGTTCTAGGGATTGCCGGAACAGCCGTACAGGCTGGTGCACGCAGCGTAATCGCGGGTTTGTGGAGTCTAGCGGATGACTCCAGTGTGCTATTTGCCCAAGAACTGTATAAATATTTAGGGGAACCTGGAATCAGCCGAGCCGAAGCCTTACGTCGAACCCAGGTGGCGTTTCTCAAAGACGAGAGTAAATATCAGCACCCCCGCTTTTGGGCACCTTATGTTTTGGTGGGCAGTTGGTTGTAATTCCTGTTTGAGTGGAATACTTCAAATTATTAGGGGCACGACATATCGTGCCCCTATCCTGTCGTTATAGCAGTTGCCAAGGCGACTCTTGACTCTCGCCCAATGCTGAAACCTTGACCGATTAATCTTTTCCCTTCTGCCTTCTGCTATCTCCCTTAATTGCTCCCGCTCTCAGGACGCAGTTCACTCACCGGAGTTGTGGCAAATTCTTGCAGATCAAACAACTTCACCAATTCGCTCCATGCGCTTGGATTGTTAGTCCGATTGCTGGCAAGCCCAGTCACGTACTCAAACCATAAATTATTCTCTTTATAAGCCAGGTACTGCTGTTGCGGGGGCGTAGCTTTGAGCCGACTATCCAGTTGGGCACTAGCTGGAATCCTAGTCAGCCAACCCGCGACGCTTGGGTTCGCCGACGGTTGATCCGGATCGCAGATAATGGAAAGCCTCCAATAGTAGTCTTTGCCCACTTCCAACGCTTTTTCTGTGGAGGGGAGAGTAAACTTGACAATACCTGCTTCATCTGGTAAAGCAAGCTGAAGCGGTTCTGTCAGCACTGGGTTACCTGTATCATCCTGCAACTCAAACTGGACAGATGTAACCTTGACATCGGAGGTCTCACTTTGAGGCGCATTCTGACCAAAGGGTACATAAAACCAGAAGGTGGGATAGCCTTGGGTTGTATTTCCTGGGTCTTTTTCCGGATTCAGCGCCTTGAGATTCTTTGTGCCTGCGGGACACTCCCCACGCACAGCGCCGCTGCTGGATGTGTTACCTGCATTGAGAGGACGTTTGGCAAGTAGTTGCACCGAGCGCTGGTTTGACTGAGCTTGAGCTTTTTGACTCAATAAGGGCAAGAGTGGCATTGTTGGCACTAACGCAGCCATCGTTCCGAAAACAAGAGCTTTTTGGATGAGTGAACGTGTTAATACCATGAGTTGTGAACCTCTTAATAGTGTTTCCAGAGTAGAACTTACGCAACTGTCACAAAAAATCGGGTTTTTTGTTTGTAGTCAGGGCTTTAGCCCAACCCAATGAGAACTGTAGTCCTCCCAATAAACTGAAAATAATATGCCCATTGCGTAAGCTCTCAAGATCAAATGCTACAAGTTGAGTTTGTCGGTTGTTCCTGAAACCTGAACCACGGAGTGTGGATAGGTAACTACTTTCGCAAGTAGTAATTCAGACAACCCACTCCGGCACCTGTGCCGATGAGGGCAATGAGTGCAGGAGCTAATGGTAGCCATCCACCGGGGAAGGCGAGGACGAAATAGCAGATGCCGTAAAGAGTGACAACCGAAACCACACCTGCGATCGCTAAAAATCTCGGTTGCCGAAACCACCAAACCACAAAACCACCGACCACCGACCAGCCAAAAATCCAAAGCGTTTCCGACCCCATGGGCATCCACCAAATCAAGGGACGCCCATTCAGTGTGGCACTCAAGAGTTGGCTAATCATCTGCGCGTGCAATACCACTCCCGGAACTTCACCATAAGGTGTATTCCAGTAGTCGGCTTGGCGTTCGGCTTTATCCACCAGGCCAATCAACACAATGCGATCGCGGATCAAGTCTGCGGGAACGCGATTTTCCAACACATCCTTGAGAGGAACGATTGGCACGAACTTTTCTGGATCACCCTGATGAATTCGATAGTTGAGCATCGCTTGATACCCACCCAACTGATCACCTCGATCTCGGTAGCCGCTGCCATTTCCTGACGTTGGTGCCCACAAGGGCGGAATCACCGTCTTGCCAAACTGCATGTGGCGCACAAAGTCTTCTTCCTTCGGATCAAAGGGAGAGGAATAAGGAATACCCTTCCCTTCCAGGTATTTTTGCGCCAGTACCAGGCTGAAGGCATTCATCGTGTTGCAATAATCTGGATCTGCCCCTGCCATCAGGTAATGGCGACGTAAAAACTTACCCCCATCATCTTGCAGATTAGCAAAGCCGACCCGCTCTATCGGTACATTTGTCGGGGCTTTGTTTCCCTTCTTCATTTGCCCCCGATCATTCGTGCCACTGCCTTTGCAAACGGCTACCAAGTTGGTGGTGTCTTTAAAGGTTTGAGTGAGTTCTGGTAATGAACTCAAGTCCCGGATAAAATCTAAGCCAATCAAGCGGGGTTGATGACGGTTAAGGGCTTTGAGGGTATCCGATAGCGCCAAGTCCGGCACAGTCCCTCGCCCCAAGCGATAGCGATCACTGCGATCGATCATCTCAGCACTGTCTACATCAACCCCGACAATCACCAGCCGATCATCTTTCGGTTCATTCGGACGCAACCGGAGCAAATGGTCGTAGGCTGCCAGTTCCACCGGTTGCATCAGCCCAAAAAAGCGTCCAGCAAACACTAATGCCGTGACAGCCAAGCCAGTCAACATCACCGTGCGCCGCTTCACCCGACGATAGGGGAGTTCTCGACTCGCTGCCAAATACTCTAACTGAAGGTCGGTGGGAGCCGGTTCTCGATTGGTCGTTTGTGTCAACCACTGCTGGGAGGCAACCAAATCTTTCCCCCGCACCAAGAAGCCATCATCACGTCCATGCTGTTCCCACTCCTTGGCTTTGAGCAACAAACGGGTGTGAGTTCTGACATAATCTGGGTCTGTATCCAGGGTTCTCGTGAGTTCCCCAAAGTTGGTAAGGAAGTCTCCTCCATGCTTGCGGAAATCCACCCACTGCACTTTTGCTAAACCTGGGTGCAGCGTCGCCGGATCGACCTCCTGATATAAAACGGTGACAATGCGCTTATTCAAGCTCATCGCATACTCCACCTGTGCCGCAGAGTCGGGCGAATTGACGGAGTTGGGGGAAATAATAAATAAAAAGTTGTTGGCGTATTCAATTCCCCGCTGAATCTCTTGCTGAAAGTCAACCCCAGAGGCGATACTTTCTTGCTCAAACCAGGTTGTCTTGCCTTGAATTTGTAGAGTCTCGTTCAGCTTGCGGGCAAAATCAGAATCGGTGCGGGAGTAGGCAATAAATACATCGAGGGAAGCATCTGGAGGTTGTTTGAGGCTTTCCGCGATGAATTCTTCTTGTAGGGGTGTGGATGAATTCTGAGTTCTCTGTTTTGCCACCTTCAACCACGCCTCAGCTTGGCGAAGATTGTAACCCCGCAATAAAATGCTGGGATTGCGCTTTTGCCGTTCCCACTTCAGCGCCTTCGCCAATACGATTTTATGCTGCTCATGGTAAGCGGCGTCTTCACGCAGTACCTTAATTAACTTGGCAATAGCATCGTGATATTGCGCCTCTTGCTCCGGATCTGTGATCGTGATGAACTGTATAGCACCTAGTTCAGGCGGAACTTGCTCAAGCTCAACCTCTTTAATCAGTACAGGAATAATTCGCTTTTTGTGCGTCCTGGCGTGAGCCAGTTCCATTTGACAGTATTGCGATGCCAGAGAGGCTGGAGACATGAGATAAACCACATTATCGGCTTCCTCCAGACCCCGATAAATGGCCTCTACAAAATCTGTCCCAGAGTTAATGTCTGTTAGGTTCGTCCAAACGGTGAAACACTCGCGCCTCAAACTGTTCGCCACTTTTTCCATGAACGCCCTCTCCTTTTCCGAGTAGGAGAGAAAGACATGAGTCATTAGGTTATTGGCGTTCTTGGTACTTTCACCAATAAAGGCACAGTGCAAGTCGGTTGGTTCGCAAGGGGGTTGCTCATCCTTAAACCGGATTTTTAGCCAGTTTTCGGCTTGTATCCGTTCTTCTCCGGTTAAGAGGTAACTTGACTGTTTCTGATTGCGTTCCCACTCCAGCGCTTTAGCTAAAAAGTAGGTGTGCTGTTTTACATAGTCTCGATGACGAGTAAATATTTCTAGCAGTCCAGCAAAGGATTTCTCAAAATCGTCAATTCCTTCGCGGAAGTAAACCCAGTTGATTTTGCCAATCACAGGGTGCATATTGGGGAAACTGGAGTGTAAACCCTTGGATTTGTAAGTTTCCCACTCACTCAGATCACGGCCTGGGTTGCGTTGCTGCCAAATTTCTTCTGTAATTTGCTCGACGTGCAACAGGGGAATAATTCGTTTATTGCGTCGGAGGGCTAGCTCAATTTCTTTGCCGCAGTAGGGCGAGTTGACAGAGTGGGGGGCGATGAGAAATAGAAAGTTATCGGCTTTCTCGATGCCGTCATCAATTTGGTTTTGGTAATCTACCCCTAAAGGAATATCGTTTTGATCAAACCAAACCTTTCGTCCTTCTTTCAGGAGCCGGTCATAGAGCTTAGTTGCAAAAGCTTTGCTATCTGCTCGTCCGTATGAAATAAATGCATCTTGAAAGCTATTGATCTTTCCTAAAACTTCTAAGCTGCTATTCACACAAAACCTCAAGTATGTCAAGTTTTTTTAAACGAACGTCAGGAGCAGATGAGCGCTACTCGATTGCTTCCTTATTTCTACTTTATCTATTCCTTTAGGTAGTTGTCCAAATTTATTATCTTTACTAGCACTAAAAAATATTGGTAAGTTGGATTTTCGTCACATTACCCAGATTGTCTATCTCTAGAGCTATAAAAGAGCGTTATTCGATATAATCATGGCGATCGCTAAACGCACCGCTTGCCCCACCACCGAAAAACGTGCTGCCTCCGAAGCCGCTTCTTGCCACCTTAACAATTGTTTCTGGAAGATTTCATCGGTTTCAGCTCGCTTCATAATTACTTTACCAATGACTTCTTTTTGAATTTCTTCCGTCGAAATGTTCTGTTGTTGCAAAAACTCGATCAGCCGCTCTACACTATCCACACACTGTTCTGGTGCTTGGGACATGATAATCCGTTGAATCTGAGTGACCACCTCTTGATATAACTGCCGTTTGCGACGGTTAGGTGATAAGGACAGGGGAGGTGGTGCTGGCAATGGGGGCAGCCGTTCGATCTGTAAATTCTGAGCCTCCTTGATTTCAAGTAAGTCCAGGAGAATTTGGCGTCGAGTCACAAAACGCTCCAACATATCTGGATAGAGTTGCACAATCCGCTGACTAATCAGCTTGGTATTGACCGATCGATTAGCGGACAAGCGCAGTAAGTATTTCCCAGAATTGGCTTCATAGGATTTGAGGGTGAGTTGAAGATTCGGAGACTCGAATTGGACTTGAGTGAGAGTAAACACGAGCGCCTCCCAGTTCGGAGCCTCAAGAAACGACACGGTTACCGTTAAGCGGTTTTCGGTGTTTTTGCGCTCCAATCCTGCGGGTGGCAAATCGCCCGTTACTGGATAGCGATCGCTTGGGCTTTTGCTAGAGTAGTCGAATCCCGTAAACACATATCGACACTCAACATAAGATAAATCGACCTCCTCCAAATGCCACTGATGAATGCAGCAACCCGTCAGTTCTGCCCGGTCGAGTTTAGTCCGAATTAAATAACTTTCCAACAGATAGGCACCACTCAAATTGGCCTCACTTAACAGAGTATCCTTCAGATAAGCCCCACTTAAGTCAGCTTTTCGCAAATCAGCTCCCCGTAAATTCGCCTCACTCAGGTCGGTGCGTAATAAATAAACCTCTTGCAGAACTGCACGCAACAAATCTGCTTTTCGTAAACTGGCTCTGAGCAAATAAGCCCCCGTGAGATTCGCTCGACTCAAGTCTGCACCCTCACAATTGGCTTCACTCATATCCGCACCCGTGAGAATCGCCCGATGCAAGTCTGCCTGTCTGAGATTTGCACCTCGCAGGTAAACGTTATTGAGATTCGCCTCTGTCAAATTAACGCCAACTAAAGTCGCTTCTTGTAAATTCGCCTGTTCTAAATTAGCTTCCCGTAGATTCGCACCGGTGAAATTGGTAGCGATGAGGTTGGTGCGGCAGAGATTGGCTTCCATCAACTGTGCGCCCATGAGCAGAGCATGGTTGAGATTAGCGTGTTCGAGATTAATCTGATCAAGCTGAGTGTTCTGCAAATCTGCCCCACTCAAATTAGAAGCGCTTAAATCCGCCCAATTTAAATCAGCCTCTCGTAGATTTGCCAATCGCAGATCCACTTTACTCAGCTTGGCTCGACTCAATATTGATTGAGTAAAATTGGCATTGTCCAAGATAGCGCTATGTAGATTGGCCTGATGCAAGTTGGCTCCAGTGAAATTGGCGTGGCTGAAACAACACCAACTCAGATTTGCACCACTGAGGTTAGCACCCGTCAAATTAATTTTGCGGAGGTTCGCCCCGGTCAGGTTTGCCCCACTCAGGTCAATATGGGCAAAGTCACGTTCTCCTTGTCGGTATCGGTCGAGAAAGTTTTGTACTTGCATGGAGGCCGTTTGGACAGGGAGAGTGGAAGAGTGGGGAAAGGTGATTTTTGTTGACCGGGAGGGATTATCTACTGCTGTGATTGGTGCATCATGGTCACCAGCATACCGAGAAATAAACTACTCAGGCTTACTTCGTTGAAGCCTGAGTTTTCAGTAGCCCTGTATCCCAGGTGGTCAACTCAACAGGTTGTCCCGTCCATAAAACACAACTAAGATACGAACCTCCAGGCTGGTTTATAGACAGCCCCAAAGCAGAAATATTTTTCGCGCCATTTAAAATTAAAGTCGGCGACTCCCTCACGAGAGCCGCCGCTCTCCAAAACCGTGCTTGATACTTTCGCATCACACGGCTCCTCAGCAATACGGTGTTTGTCATACAAACCTCATTGCCAGCATATCGTTTTCCCAGAACCATTCTGAGTTAACTGGCGGCTTAGGCTCGACACTATTGCAGTCGGATTTTGTGCCATAACTGCCGTCAAGGGCAGTTTTTATATCGTGGCAATGTCGATGAAGGAGTTGCCAATTTTTGTATTCATCCTTTCCACCAAGAGATTTCGGGATGATGTGGTCACGCTCTATTACATCTCCATCTTTGAGGTACAGTCCGCAGTGGGCGCATTTTCCTTTTTGCTGTTTCAGCAGCGATGCTGTTCGCTTTGGCATCTCAGGATTTTTTCCCATTCGGATACTCCAGTAAATTAGGTTTCCATCGTATGGTGACGCTTCGCCTTTAACTTTCACATAGTCCCTAATATTGGTGTCTCTGTGTTTTAGTAACCGAAGGTGTTTTTCACCTTGCCTGGTTGCGAAGACCCAATTATCGCCGCCAATGGTTTTCCAGTATTTGTCTGCAAGCCATTGTTCACCTTTGTTTCTGTGTCGGCTTTTTGCCCATGCTTTTAATGCAATGTAGATATTAGCATCGAGCTTTTTAAATGCTTTGCTGCTATTGACCGTAGAGTAATAGTTTGTCCATCCTCTAATGATAGGATTCAATTTGTCTATCAGGCTCTTTTGTGAGCTTCCTTTGTGGTCGTTTATTACTCTCTTGATTTGGTCGTAATGTACCTTACATTTTTCTTTGCTTGGGGTGATGATAGTTTTGAAGCCTAGAGGTTTCCCTTTTGTGTCTTTTCCTGTCGTGTATTTTCCGACAGGGAATTGTCGGACATAGTATCCCAAAAAGTTAAATCCTGGTTTTTCTTGTCCATGCTCATTTAAGGTATGAGCTATACGGGTTTTGCTCGGTTTCAATTCTAAGCCCATGCCTTTTAACCATTCAGAGATTACCTCTCTGCATCCTTGGACAACGGTTATGTCATTGTGGAGAATCACAAAGTCATCGGCGTAGCGTATTATTGAGACTGAATCTCGCTTATCCCTTTTTGGAAGTTGATATTTTCCATCTGACCTTTTTAGGTCACAGGTTTCCACGTACTCTTTAATTCGCCATTCCATCCCGTGAAGGGCAATATTTGCCAGTAACGGAGAGATTACCCCGCCCTGTGGCGTACCCTCGGATGTGTCGAAGTACTGCATATTATCCATCACCCCCGCTTTTAACCACGCTCGGATTTGTCGGCGAATGGTGGGGGACGTATTTAGTTTATTGAGCAGTGCTTCATGGTCAATGCGGTCGAAGCATTGTGCAATGTCTGCATCCAGCACGTATTTTGCTTTTTGCTTGATTACAGTCTGTATCGCTGATATCGCATCTTGGCACGACCTTCCTGGTCTGAACCCATAGCTAT of the Allocoleopsis franciscana PCC 7113 genome contains:
- a CDS encoding TIR domain-containing protein, with product MNSSLEVLGKINSFQDAFISYGRADSKAFATKLYDRLLKEGRKVWFDQNDIPLGVDYQNQIDDGIEKADNFLFLIAPHSVNSPYCGKEIELALRRNKRIIPLLHVEQITEEIWQQRNPGRDLSEWETYKSKGLHSSFPNMHPVIGKINWVYFREGIDDFEKSFAGLLEIFTRHRDYVKQHTYFLAKALEWERNQKQSSYLLTGEERIQAENWLKIRFKDEQPPCEPTDLHCAFIGESTKNANNLMTHVFLSYSEKERAFMEKVANSLRRECFTVWTNLTDINSGTDFVEAIYRGLEEADNVVYLMSPASLASQYCQMELAHARTHKKRIIPVLIKEVELEQVPPELGAIQFITITDPEQEAQYHDAIAKLIKVLREDAAYHEQHKIVLAKALKWERQKRNPSILLRGYNLRQAEAWLKVAKQRTQNSSTPLQEEFIAESLKQPPDASLDVFIAYSRTDSDFARKLNETLQIQGKTTWFEQESIASGVDFQQEIQRGIEYANNFLFIISPNSVNSPDSAAQVEYAMSLNKRIVTVLYQEVDPATLHPGLAKVQWVDFRKHGGDFLTNFGELTRTLDTDPDYVRTHTRLLLKAKEWEQHGRDDGFLVRGKDLVASQQWLTQTTNREPAPTDLQLEYLAASRELPYRRVKRRTVMLTGLAVTALVFAGRFFGLMQPVELAAYDHLLRLRPNEPKDDRLVIVGVDVDSAEMIDRSDRYRLGRGTVPDLALSDTLKALNRHQPRLIGLDFIRDLSSLPELTQTFKDTTNLVAVCKGSGTNDRGQMKKGNKAPTNVPIERVGFANLQDDGGKFLRRHYLMAGADPDYCNTMNAFSLVLAQKYLEGKGIPYSSPFDPKEEDFVRHMQFGKTVIPPLWAPTSGNGSGYRDRGDQLGGYQAMLNYRIHQGDPEKFVPIVPLKDVLENRVPADLIRDRIVLIGLVDKAERQADYWNTPYGEVPGVVLHAQMISQLLSATLNGRPLIWWMPMGSETLWIFGWSVVGGFVVWWFRQPRFLAIAGVVSVVTLYGICYFVLAFPGGWLPLAPALIALIGTGAGVGCLNYYLRK
- a CDS encoding pentapeptide repeat-containing protein produces the protein MQVQNFLDRYRQGERDFAHIDLSGANLTGANLRKINLTGANLSGANLSWCCFSHANFTGANLHQANLHSAILDNANFTQSILSRAKLSKVDLRLANLREADLNWADLSASNLSGADLQNTQLDQINLEHANLNHALLMGAQLMEANLCRTNLIATNFTGANLREANLEQANLQEATLVGVNLTEANLNNVYLRGANLRQADLHRAILTGADMSEANCEGADLSRANLTGAYLLRASLRKADLLRAVLQEVYLLRTDLSEANLRGADLRKADLSGAYLKDTLLSEANLSGAYLLESYLIRTKLDRAELTGCCIHQWHLEEVDLSYVECRYVFTGFDYSSKSPSDRYPVTGDLPPAGLERKNTENRLTVTVSFLEAPNWEALVFTLTQVQFESPNLQLTLKSYEANSGKYLLRLSANRSVNTKLISQRIVQLYPDMLERFVTRRQILLDLLEIKEAQNLQIERLPPLPAPPPLSLSPNRRKRQLYQEVVTQIQRIIMSQAPEQCVDSVERLIEFLQQQNISTEEIQKEVIGKVIMKRAETDEIFQKQLLRWQEAASEAARFSVVGQAVRLAIAMIISNNALL
- the ltrA gene encoding group II intron reverse transcriptase/maturase, which gives rise to MNTEQPMYEWNKIPWRKHERMAFKLQKRIYQASSRGDVRTVRRLQKLLMKSWSARCLAVRRVTQDNQGKKTAGVDGQRSLTPKQRQNLIGQLKLGTKVSPTRRVWIPKPGKEEKRPLGIPTMKDRALQALVKLALEPEWEAQFEPNSYGFRPGRSCQDAISAIQTVIKQKAKYVLDADIAQCFDRIDHEALLNKLNTSPTIRRQIRAWLKAGVMDNMQYFDTSEGTPQGGVISPLLANIALHGMEWRIKEYVETCDLKRSDGKYQLPKRDKRDSVSIIRYADDFVILHNDITVVQGCREVISEWLKGMGLELKPSKTRIAHTLNEHGQEKPGFNFLGYYVRQFPVGKYTTGKDTKGKPLGFKTIITPSKEKCKVHYDQIKRVINDHKGSSQKSLIDKLNPIIRGWTNYYSTVNSSKAFKKLDANIYIALKAWAKSRHRNKGEQWLADKYWKTIGGDNWVFATRQGEKHLRLLKHRDTNIRDYVKVKGEASPYDGNLIYWSIRMGKNPEMPKRTASLLKQQKGKCAHCGLYLKDGDVIERDHIIPKSLGGKDEYKNWQLLHRHCHDIKTALDGSYGTKSDCNSVEPKPPVNSEWFWENDMLAMRFV